A portion of the Lolium rigidum isolate FL_2022 chromosome 1, APGP_CSIRO_Lrig_0.1, whole genome shotgun sequence genome contains these proteins:
- the LOC124683504 gene encoding ABC transporter G family member 4-like, with translation MATVTTTTVTEPDNADASTPPPSLPSTKKAMYELAARNIYYAKPVAAPTSSLAQLLRPCGAALATPDYILRDVSLLARAGEILAVVGPSGAGKSTLLDILAARTAPTHGRLLLNSAPLRPSSFRRLSAHVPQVDVALSLLTVAETFTFAASLLLPSSASAASAAVTTLLSDLRLMHAAHTRVSASRLSGGERRRVSIGLALLREPGVLLLDEPTSGLDSSSAFVVVGCLRAVAAARGTTVVLSIHQPSARLLSEVDSLLLLSRGTVLHHGSLASLDTALLSHGLTVPAQLNPLEYALEVIDQIPHPSPSSPEPKSAQDLATKPSKHNKAAAMATPPSCTSACSRIHEFVVLYKRAWKVVYRSKQLLLTNFLEAVIVGTLLGTIYINAGYGEVGAHKRLGLFAFTLTFLLTSTTETLPTFVTERPIVLAETAAGLYRLSSHAAAATMVFLPYLLVVALLYSSCVYFLVGLCASPAAFMVFVLVVWAVVLTANSFVLFISSFAPDFIAGMSLVSVSLAGFFLFSGYFLSRESTPSYWVFMHYASPYKYALDAMLANEYSCAANRCFGVADTGGECSQTGLDVLSSKGLTAEERWTGVQVLFGFFLLYRVLYWVVLSRRASRAKR, from the coding sequence ATGGCCACCGTAACCACCACAACCGTCACCGAACCTGACAATGCCGACGCGTCCACACCACCGCCGTCTTTGCCGTCGACCAAGAAGGCGATGTACGAGCTAGCCGCCCGGAATATCTACTACGCGAAGCCGGTCGCGGCGCCGACATCATCGCTTGCGCAACTCCTGAGGCCGTGCGGCGCGGCACTGGCGACGCCGGATTACATCCTCCGTGACGTGTCGCTTTTGGCGCGCGCCGGTgagatcctcgccgtcgtcggcccGAGCGGCGCCGGCAAGTCCACGCTGCTCGACATCCTCGCCGCCCGGACGGCGCCCACCCACGGCCGCCTCCTTCTCAACTCGGCCCCGCTCCGGCCCTCCTCCTTCCGCCGGCTCTCGGCTCACGTGCCCCAGGTTGACGTCGCGCTGTCATTGCTCACCGTCGCCGAGACGTTCACCTTCGCCGCGTCGCTGCTGCTCCCGTCGTCGGCGTCCGCGGCCTCTGCCGCAGTCACCACGCTCCTTTCGGACCTCCGTTTGATGCACGCGGCGCACACGCGGGTCTCTGCCTCGCGACTCTCGGGAGGCGAGCGCCGGCGCGTGTCCATCGGCCTCGCTCTGCTCCGTGAACCCGGCGTCCTCCTGCTCGACGAGCCGACCTCCGGCCTCGACTCTTCCTCGGCTTTCGTGGTCGTCGGCTGCCTCCGCGCCGTGGCGGCTGCCAGAGGCACGACGGTGGTGCTGTCGATCCACCAACcgagcgcgcgcctcctctctgaAGTGGACTCGCTACTTCTCCTGTCCCGCGGGACGGTGCTCCACCACGGCTCCCTCGCCTCCCTCGACACCGCACTTCTCTCCCACGGCTTGACAGTCCCAGCACAGCTCAACCCACTAGAGTACGCCCTCGAGGTCATCGACCAGATCCCTCATCCCTCACCATCCTCCCCAGAACCTAAATCGGCGCAAGATCTCGCCACAAAGCCATCAAAACACAACAAGGCAGCAGCCATGGCGACGCCGCCCTCGTGTACTTCGGCGTGCTCGCGGATACACGAGTTCGTGGTTCTCTACAAGAGGGCGTGGAAGGTGGTGTACCGGAGCAAGCAGCTGCTCCTGACCAACTTCCTGGAGGCGGTGATCGTCGGGACGCTGCTGGGCACCATCTACATCAATGCGGGCTACGGCGAGGTCGGCGCGCACAAGCGGCTGGGGCTGTTCGCCTTCACGCTGACCTTCCTGCTCACCTCCACCACGGAGACGCTTCCGACGTTCGTGACGGAGCGGCCGATCGTTCTCGCCGAGACGGCGGCCGGGCTGTACCGGCTGTCctctcacgcggcggcggccacGATGGTGTTCCTCCCGTACCTTCTGGTGGTGGCGCTGCTCTACTCGTCATGCGTCTACTTCCTGGTCGGGCTCTGCGCGTCGCCAGCAGCCTTCATGGTGTTCGTGCTTGTTGTGTGGGCTGTAGTGCTCACGGCCAACTCCTTCGTGCTGTTCATCAGCTCATTCGCCCCGGACTTCATCGCGGGGATGTCGCTGGTGTCCGTGTCCCTGGCCGGGTTCTTCCTGTTCTCCGGCTACTTCCTGTCGCGGGAGAGCACGCCGTCGTACTGGGTGTTCATGCACTACGCGTCTCCGTACAAGTACGCGCTGGACGCGATGCTCGCCAACGAGTACTCGTGCGCGGCGAACCGGTGCTTCGGGGTGGCCGATACAGGAGGGGAGTGCTCGCAGACGGGGCTCGACGTGCTGTCGTCCAAGGGGCTcacggcggaggagcggtggacgGGGGTGCAGGTCCTCttcggcttcttcctcctctacagGGTGCTCTACTGGGTTGTGCTCAGCCGGAGAGCGTCCAGGGCCAAGAGGTGA